One genomic window of Punica granatum isolate Tunisia-2019 chromosome 1, ASM765513v2, whole genome shotgun sequence includes the following:
- the LOC116199283 gene encoding C-terminal binding protein AN encodes MAIPKISSLHRPSLNSSVHLEIRLFYVRLSPTRADAVPDHLILRHLHRDLGVSLEVNGSRVPELSPATLTLKRDRVDKETLEVTYVSTDSVRITGGVEFEVLEGEDVILCGSLERVDDDWTNGSLRLEGDSHTAGWSMDCYVANLGVSSRSVEVYIAGCCSGVPVILTKTIQNSPRRKTPKHGALDAIPEDEEIGKELKIGNGFVRRRSLQLTEAESDENDSDGKLGYRFYSSDMYSGEDGELSWFNAGVRVGVGIGLGMCLGIGIGVGLLMRSYQATTRNFRRSHRQLGFSAMARSSAAMPQRSNPAPPVPLVVTLNCIEDCSLEQESLAGVASVEHVPLSRLASSDKTIESASAVLLHSLAYLPRAAQRRLRPFQLVLCLGSSDRDVDSALAADLGLRLVHVDTSRAEEIADSVMALILGLLRRTHLLSRQTLSASGWLGSVQPLCRGMRRCRGLVLGIIGRSASARSLATRSLAFKMSVLYFDVLDGNGKVTRSSISFPATARRMETLNDLLAASDIISLHCALTNETVQILNADCLQHVKPGAFLVNTGSSQLVDDCAVKQLLIDGTLAGCALDGAEGPQWMEAWVREMPNVLILPRSADYSEEVWMEIREKAISILQTYFVDGIVPKDAISEEEAEESEILHENALLYKQEKDSAPQMSVERQLADDFQLTPESSQKAGAGLPKESPGQVENSGLSQNTTGRSEVRRSRSGKKAKKRHGHQKSREKSDDPRALDKESTSNREDDTAMSGTEQVSSSSRFASPEDSRSRKLPADSMQDLAIIQPQKSSKNLVGSPSELLKDGHVIALYAKDRPALHVARQRVKGGGWFLDTVSNVTKRDPAAQFLVASRSKDTIGLRSFAAGGKLLQINRRTEFVFASHSFDVWESWMLEGSFEECRLINCRNTLAVLEVRIEILAAVGDDDGITRWLD; translated from the exons ATGGCGATCCCGAAGATCTCCAGTCTCCACCGCCCTTCGCTGAACAGCTCCGTCCACCTGGAGATCCGCCTCTTCTACGTCCGGCTCTCCCCCACCCGCGCTGATGCCGTCCCCGACCACCTCATTCTCCGCCACCTCCACCGCGACCTCGGCGTCTCCCTCGAGGTCAACGGCTCTCGCGTCCCCGAGCTCAGCCCCGCGACCCTGACCCTAAAGCGCGATCGCGTCGACAAGGAGACCCTGGAGGTCACCTACGTCAGCACCGATAGCGTTAGGATCACCGGCGGTGTCGAATTCGAGGTGTTAGAGGGCGAGGACGTGATTCTGTGCGGGTCGTTGGAGCGAGTGGACGACGATTGGACGAACGGGAGCTTGCGGCTGGAGGGCGACTCGCATACGGCTGGGTGGTCTATGGACTGTTACGTGGCGAATTTAGGGGTATCTTCAAGGTCCGTGGAGGTGTATATCGCTGGGTGTTGCTCGGGCGTGCCAGTGATATTGACGAAGACGATACAGAATAGTCCGAGAAGGAAAACCCCGAAGCACGGGGCTTTGGACGCCATACCCGAGGATGAGGAGATTGGGAAGGAGCTGAAGATTGGTAATGGATTTGTTAGGCGGCGAAGCCTGCAG TTGACAGAAGCAGAGAGTGACGAGAATGACTCAGATGGAAAACTGGGTTATCGTTTCTACTCTTCAGACATGTACAGTGGCGAAGATGGTGAACTCTCATGGTTCAATGCTGGTGTAAGGGTTGGTGTTGGGATTGGCCTCGGAATGTGTCTTGGGATTGGTATTGGTGTTGGGCTGCTCATGCGCTCGTATCAAGCCACTACAAGGAACTTCAGGAGGAG CCACCGGCAGCTCGGATTCTCTGCCATGGCTCGATCCTCCGCGGCAATGCCTCAGCGCAGCAACCCTGCTCCCCCCGTCCCCTTGGTCGTCACCCTCAACTGCATCGAGGACTGCTCCCTCGAGCAGGAGTCCCTCGCCGGTGTCGCCTCCGTCGAGCACGTCCCTCTCAGCCGCCTGGCATCCTCCGACAAGACGATCGAGTCCGCCTCCGCCGTGCTCCTCCACTCCCTCGCCTACCTCCCCCGCGCAGCCCAGCGCCGCCTCCGCCCCTTCCAGCTCGTCCTCTGCCTCGGCTCCTCCGACCGAGACGTCGACTCCGCCCTCGCGGCCGACCTCGGCCTCCGCCTCGTCCACGTGGACACCTCCCGAGCTGAGGAGATCGCTGATTCCGTAATGGCTCTCATCCTAGGGCTTCTTAGGCGCACTCATCTGCTCTCGCGGCAGACTCTCTCAGCTTCCGGCTGGCTTGGCTCTGTTCAGCCGCTGTGTCGGGGAATGCGGAGATGCCGGGGTCTGGTTCTAGGGATTATTGGTAGATCTGCTTCCGCGAGGTCACTAGCCACCCGGAGTTTGGCATTCAAGATGAGCGTGCTTTACTTCGATGTGCTTGAT GGAAATGGAAAAGTAACCAGGTCTTCTATATCTTTTCCTGCCACTGCCCGAAGAATGGAGACTCTCAATGATCTACTTGCTGCAAGTGACATCATTTCACTTCACTGTGCTCTAACAAATGAAACGGTTCAAATTCTTAATGCAGATTGTTTGCAGCATGTGAAGCCTG GGGCATTTCTTGTGAATACGGGAAGCAGTCAGTTGGTGGATGATTGTGCTGTGAAGCAGCTTCTCATTGATGGCACCTTAGCAGGATGTGCTTTGGATGGTGCTGAAGGGCCACAATGGATGGAAGCATGG GTAAGGGAGATGCCCAATGTGTTGATACTTCCACGCAGTGCAGATTACAGTGAAGAGGTATGGATGGAAATAAGGGAAAAGGCTATCTCAATTCTTCAGACATACTTCGTTGATGGTATAGTTCCGAAAGATGCTATCTCTGAGGAGGAAGCGGAGGAAAGTGAAATATTGCATGAAAATGCTCTGTTATATAAGCAAGAGAAGGATAGTGCTCCCCAGATGTCTGTGGAACGGCAGCTGGCTGATGATTTTCAGCTGACTCCTGAAAGCTCCCAAAAAGCTGGTGCTGGACTACCAAAAGAGTCTCCTGGTCAGGTGGAGAATTCAGGTTTGTCTCAGAATACTACTGGGCGATCTGAAGTAAGACGCAGCAGGTCAGGTAAGAAGGCAAAGAAGAGGCATGGTCACCAAAAGTCACGAGAAAAATCTGATGACCCTCGTGCGTTGGATAAGGAAAGTACGTCTAATCGGGAAGATGACACTGCTATGAGTGGGACAGAGCAAGTAAGTTCTAGTTCTCGTTTTGCTTCCCCTGAGGACTCGAGGAGTAGGAAGTTACCTGCTGATTCAATGCAAGATTTGGCTATCATTCAGCCTCAAAAGTCAAGCAAGAATCTAGTTGGAAGTCCTAGTGAACTGCTGAAAGATGGGCATGTCATTGCTCTTTATGCGAAAGATCGTCCTGCACTCCATGTTGCTAGACAAAGGGTTAAAGGAGGTGGCTGGTTCCTAGATACCGTTTCTAATGTAACAAAGAGGGATCCTGCAGCACAATTTCTTGTTGCCTCAAGGAGCAAG GACACAATTGGTTTGCGATCTTTTGCTGCTGGTGGAAAGTTGTTACAG ATAAATAGAAGAACGGAGTTTGTTTTTGCCAGTCATAGCTTTGATGTTTGGGAGAGTTGGATGCTGGAAGGTTCTTTTGAGGAATGTAGGCTTATCAACTGTCGAAATACCCTT GCCGTGCTGGAAGTGCGGATTGAAATTCTGGCAGCCGTTGGAGATGATGACGGGATCACTCGGTGGCTGGATTAG
- the LOC116192215 gene encoding protein REVEILLE 5-like: MVSVNPHPAQGFYFFDPMMNSMGLSGINSAPPPSSANPASAAPAPTPSSAPFSEDPSKKVRKPYTITKSRESWTEQEHDKFLEALQLFDRDWKKIEAFVGSKTVIQIRSHAQKYFLKVQKSGTSEHVPPPRPKRKAAHPYPQKAPRNAPAISSQVNGPFQSSSTLFEPGYAVRPEGASVLGNPASNVSLSSWSYNSSPAVNLSQATKDDARIGGSVVPGCYSSSNENMPKSSSNAQIINRDNEPNARVMPDFAQVYRFIGSVFDPNASGQLQRLKQMDPINLETALLLMRNLCANLKSPEFEEQRKLLASYNEDPDRARASDPFSLRAGKSESAILSA; encoded by the exons ATGGTGTCCGTGAACCCGCACCCAGCGCAGGGTTTCTACTTCTTCGATCCCATGATGAACAGCATGGGGCTCTCCGGCATCAATTCCGCACCTCCGCCTTCGTCTGCCAACCCCGCCTCCGCCGCTCCGGCGCCCACCCCCAGCTCGGCCCCCTTCTCGGAGGACCCCAGCAAGAAGGTCCGGAAGCCCTACACCATCACCAAGTCCCGAGAGAGCTGGACTGAGCAGGAGCACGACAAGTTCCTCGAAGCCCTCCAGCT GTTTGATCGTGATTGGAAGAAGATTGAGGCTTTTGTCGGATCAAAAACGGTTATTCAG ATTCGCAGCCATGCTCAGAAGTATTTCCTAAAAGTTCAAAAGAGTGGGACAAGTGAACATGTACCACCCCCCAGGCCAAAGAGGAAAGCAGCTCATCCATACCCGCAAAAAGCCCCTAGAAATG CTCCAGCAATATCATCCCAAGTTAACGGCCCATTTCAATCTTCATCTACTTTATTTGAACCTGGTTATGCTGTGAGGCCCGAAGGAGCATCCGTGCTAGGGAATCCAGCGAGTAATGTGTCTCTATCTTCCTGGAGTTATAATTCAAGCCCAGCAGTGAATTTGTCTCAAGCAACTAAAG ATGATGCACGCATTGGCGGTTCCGTTGTTCCAGGTTGCTACAGCAGTAGTAATGAGAACATGCCGAAATCCTCATCAAATGCTCAAATAATTAATCGCGACAATGAGCCAAATGCAAGAG TAATGCCAGATTTCGCGCAAGTGTACAGATTTATTGGGAGCGTTTTCGACCCCAATGCAAGTGGTCAGTTGCAGAGGTTGAAGCAGATGGACCCAATAAATTTGGAAACG GCATTGTTGCTGATGAGGAACCTCTGTGCCAATCTAAAGAGCCCAGAGTTCGAGGAGCAA AGAAAACTGCTTGCATCCTATAACGAGGATCCTGATAGGGCAAGGGCAAGTGATCCGTTCAGCTTACGGGCCGGGAAGTCGGAAAGCGCAATTTTATCTGCATGA